In the Colletotrichum lupini chromosome 4, complete sequence genome, CACCCTTCTTTGTTTCATAATTCTTCCCAAAGTCCTCCGAAGGAAAATCAGAAGTAATGGCCCAACCCAACCACTTAAATGTCTATACAGGGCCAGATTCCGTCAGGAACTACTTCGATCCTGATGTTGCCCCGCCGCTGCCACTAGTCGAGGTACCTGAAGCCTTGAACCCCTATCGTCAGCATGGCGTCCGGATTTATGCCAAGATGATGTCGATGCATCCTGCGAATAACGTCAAGGCTATGCCAGCACTCAATCTGCTCCAGAATGGGGTTGTACCAGGAAAGACAGAGACCATCGTCGAGTACAGTTCCGGCTCGACGGTCATCTCTATGTCGTTGGCTTCCAGAGTCTACTACGGTGTGCCAGATGTGCGGGCCTTTCTCAGCAACAAGACTAGTCAAGCGAAGTTGAGGTTGATGCAGTTCTTCGGACTGGACATGTAAGATATTCTGCCTCTATCATTAGGTGCTCGGTGATCCATGAACAGCATAGCTGACTACTTGGTCGTTAGTACCCTGTTTGGTGGCCCTTCTCAACCTGAGCCTCTGGACCCACGAGGAGGCATTTGTGCCGCAAGAAACATGGGCAGCGATAAGGGCACTGCGCTCAACCCAAACCAATACGAAAATGACGATGTAGGTATAACCTAGCGCCTATCAGTGATGAGGAGGCACTGACAAATTTTGGTAGAATTGGAAGTCTCATGTGCGGTGGACTGGACCCCAAATCTTCAAGCAACTGCCCCAAATTTCTCTCATTTGCGCAGGAATGGGTACTTCTGGTAGGAAAGATGTCAACTCCGTCTCGTCGACAACGCCTAACATACTAATAGGCACTCTAACTGGTCTTGGAACCTACTTCAAGCAGGCTAAGCCGTCAGTATACCGGCTGGGTGTCTGCACCGCGCCTGGCGATCGTGTTCCTGGCCCCCGATCCTACGCTCTTCTTCAACCAGTAGAGTTTCCATGGAGATCCGCAGTCGACCACGTTGAGCATGTCGGTTCTCAACACTCCTATTCGCTCTCGCTGGACCTGTGCAGACAAGGCCTCATCGCCGGCCCGTCTTCAGGTTTCAACCTGCAAGGCCTTTACCAGTTCCTTGATAAGCGTATCGCGGCCGGCAATCTGAATGAACTAGCCGACGATGCTGGCGAGATCCACTGCGTTTTTGTCTGCTGCGATTTGCCTTACCAGTACATCGATGAGTACTTTGCGAAATTGGGACCTGAGCATTTCCCTGCAATCCACAACGAGGTATGGACGATCACATTTTCCCTGATATACTCAAATAGAAGACTGACCTTTCTCTTAGAACCTTACAAAGGTTGACCTTCACCGCTATGATGAGGCATGGGAAAAGACTGCGACTGAAGTCTTCATGCAAATTCCGTCTGCAGGTGCTATCCGGACCAACGAAACCCATTTGCCGAGTACACCACGCTATGTCGATACGAGTAGTGCTGCACTTATCCCCCGCCTTCCAAACACGATCATTCTCGATCTGAGACAATCCGAAGACTACCAGATGCACAATGTCGCAGGTTCCGAAAATATTCCGATCGTCGAGTCCAGTGACTGGAAACCGTTCTCCGACTCAAAGGTTCTGGAACAACTATGGCTCAAGCTTGAGACGACATTTGACTCGAACAAAGACGTCGGCAAAGAGTTGGAAGAATATCGACAGAAGCCTATTCTAGTGTTGTGCTACGACGGCGACAGCGCCAGGGTAGCGACCAGTGTCCTGCGTGCAAAGGGCTTTGAGGCTGATAGTGTTCGAGGAGGCTTCCGTGCTTTGAAAGAGCTTGAGAGAACTACCAAAGCTACATCGGGGGGTTGTTCCAAAGATATGCCCGCCACCTCGAGCGTTGAAGAATTGGTTGGTCATCGCCAGTCGTATCTCCAGCTGGCGTGAGACAGAGGCGTATTCATGATTTGCTATTACCTTGATGAAGACACGAAATGATGGTCTGAAATATTTACATGAACAAAGGCCGGAGGGGTCAATTGAAAAGGGGCATAACGCTTGAGCTTTAGTATTTTGGTAAAAAGAACATCGAATCTCTGACCACACCAAATTTGCTCCGATGTATTCCGACGACTACCTAGTAAACCTCGAGATCCCTTCCCCCATGTTTGTTTGCGCAATTCGTAAAACTTCCCCACCAAGTGATCATAGCTCTCAGGATTACCAGTACAGCCTGCAGAAACACAAAGATGCCTAAGCAGCAGCAATGGGCCAGTCGTTATAGTTTTGATTTGGTTCCTCAAATGGTCCGTAATGAACGTTATTGCCTCGATTGTTCTCTGCAAAAGGAATGCTATGTTGAATTCGAAAGATGACATCCTGTGACAAAGTCAGAATGCAGCCTGGAATTCACGATGAATTAGACACTCACTGGGTTGTAAATGAAGGGCCGGCCAAACGTGATCAAATCCAATTTGCCTTCTCCTACCAGAAAATTCGCTTCGTCGACTGTATAATCGTAGTTGGCCATAAGCATCGAAGGACTTCCGGGAAACTTGACTAAAGGTCCGAAGTCAATAACCGGATCGTAACCCAGTGGTAAAGGGAAGCCATCCGGCCGTGTGGTGTTCCCAAAGAAATCTCCTGTTCCTGTATTGTGATTTGCACCGCGCCGCGAAAGATTGATGATGCCAATCCGCCTTTTGACAAGCTCTTTGATAAGGTGGGTATAAACATCCTTCATCTCTTCATAAGTCACGACAGAGTCATTTGTCTGATCTGTCGGACAGATTTTAATACAGACGAACTCGGAACCGAACACTTCGGCCAGAACATCCGACACCTCCAGGATGAATCGGCACCGGTTCACAACAGAGCCGCCGTACGCATCGGTGCGGATGTTCGCGCGTCTTTCGCTATGTCAGCGTGATACCACAATGAAAAACAATGAAAAACAGTGGGCAGGGGCACTTACGAGTTGAGAAACTGTTGGGGAAGATATCCGCTGCGCATGTGTCAGTGATCTTCATCATATTCAGCGAGGTATCGTGCCATGACTACGCCGGCGCTTACCCTTGAGCTAAGAGCTCAATACCGTCGAAACCTGCCCTTTTAGCGAGGATGGCAGAGTGTCGATACATGTTGACGAAGTCGCGCGGATTTTCAATTTCAGTGATGTTATGAGTGTGCCCCTGGAACAAAGTAGATTAGTCAATAGAATTTTCTAGAACGTCGTGAGACTTATACCGGAGTGCCAGGAAGATCACGGTATTTGCCCCCTCGAGCCGGGATCTTGGAGGGTGCAACCACCGGATGATTCTTTGCTTGCATAATAGGAATCTGTTCATTTTGGCAGCGACCTAGATAGTCAAATGTTAGGGACTTCAAGTCGTTACGTCTCCTGTGGTTTCACTCACCAAGATGCCATGGCTGGAAGTAAATCTTCCCACCCTGCGTATGTACAGCCGTCGTCACTTTCTTCCATGCTTGCGCATGATCCTCGGTGATCATGAGAGGTGCCCACCTCCAATCACAGCCTTGCCAGTCGATGAAAGTGCCTTCTGCGATGATAAGTCCTGCGCCATGTTTCGCTCGTTCTGAGTAATGCTGAATTTGTTCACCGCCTGGCTTGCAGTCATTCACGCAGCGGTTGCGTGTCATAGAACCCATAACCACGCGATTGGATAGATGGAGTTTGTTCCCGACAACAACGGGCTGAAGGAGACTAGACATGGTGGTATGCGGAGCCTAAGATGATATTAGAATGGGTGTTGGTTGAGACGAGTTATTGGGTATTATTGGCCGGGAGTTTATGACAGCAGTTGAAATTCGACAAGGACTAGATGAGAATTCGTGCTTATATCTATGAATTGGTCTTGATTAGGCGGGATCTCGAAAGTAGTGTGCATTTACTTTTGCTGACGTATGAGTTTGTCGAGTAAAAGGCGTCATGGCGGATCGGCGGCAGGGCGCTAGTCAGATGAAGGGCGCAGGTCTTCGGATGATCGGTCAGCTAGACAGAACGTACGACTGAGCATTGGAAGGCTATGAGAAACTGAGAGTTGATGTCATTCTTTCAGATCAGCGCAAACGAAATACATAATTTGCAAAGGAAATGGGTCGCCTCTACGAAGGCTTATGAACATCCACGGTTGTAGATACTGATGGACCTTCAAACAGTTCTCCTCTATGCTGCATTGATTGTGGCACGTCATGTTGCGCGCAATAGCCCTGTCAGATTAATAGGCCTTAGTATTGGAAAGTATGAAGAAAACGAGCATTATAATCTACTCAATTGAACACATCTACAACGTATCTGCTCTTCGGAGCCATACCAAAGGATTTCTGGACATTATTTGCTGCACCTGCCTCTTTCCCTGTATTTTCCTCATCCTTGAACAAGGCGATGCGAAGGACATCGAACACAGAATCCGAAATCTTCTTTCCACCGCATACATATAACTTTGCCCCTGCTTCCCACAGAGCGGAGACTTCCCCTAGATGGTCCCGAAGCTGATCAGTTACATGCTTGCATGACATATCTCCGTCTCGGCTGAAGGCGCGGAAGACTTTGACAGCATTTTCAGTCTCGAAGTCATCGAGTTCATCTCGATACATGTCATCGAGAAGCTGTCCATGGCAGCCGAAGAACAAAAGCGCCGGCGCCAACGTAGCACCGGAACGTAGTGAGATTGCGCGGTCTTGTATGAAGCCTCTGAACGGGGCTAGACCAGCCCCCGCAGCAATCATGATGACCGGCGTCGTTGCTTGAGTCGCTGCGCTTGGAAGGCAGAAGTGAGGTGTCGACGGCAAGGGTGAAACGAAGAGTACACTTCCTGAGGGGAGTGAAGCCAAGTAATTCGAAGCTACACCCTTTTTCTCAACAGTGTAAGTAAGGGTGGCGGAATTGGGTTGCCAAGCAGGGGAAGAGGAGAAAGAGTATGTACGAGGACGCATCCGAGGTAACATGATCAGGAACTCCGAAAGCGGGAGATTGAGATCCGGATAAGACTCCAGTACTTCAAGGACACTGAGGCCCCTATTGCGCGGCTCCGAGCTAAGCAAGCTTTTTGACAAGGTCTCTAAGGCTCTGCGAGTCTCATCTGAGACTGCCAGCTCACTCATTACCTGAATATTTCCAGCAGTTGCCGCACCTGTCAGCTCGACATAAGATGCAAACAGGTCCCATGCTGTCACAGGGGTATTGCTTGGGACCGGGAGTGGGCGTCCAGATTCAGACTGAATCGTGAGGACAACATCGCCGCTCAGCCTGAAATACGATAGAGCTCGGCGCACTACCTGTGCACTATTCACCGGCAAGATGTGGACGTGACCACCAGCCTCATAAGATGTCCCAGGTGGGAGCTCTAGCTCAAGATGTCTCTTTGCTGGGACTCCCTCGGCCGACAAGGCTCGGGAATCCTTGACTGTGGCTGCAACAAAGCCACTGCGCAAAGCAACCCGTGGTGGATCTTCAAGCGTGAGCTCCGCATCGATATCCGACTTTGGCCTGGTCGCTCTCATGGCAGGATATCCCAGGAGAATTGGCCACAAGTCGTTCATCAGCCACTTCTCAACTTCGAAGAAGACATCAGTAGCTGCTGTGTCTGCGACTCCCAGTGTGCACAGCCTCTGTCCTCCGGCTGTTTCAAGAATCGAATCAAGAGACCTGGGAACTTTGAATAGAGTCGCTGGCCAATCTCTGTGACCTGTGAAACTTATCGTCAGTTTGTGTATGAATACGAAGCCGCCAGTGCGTATCTTCAGGGGCCTGCGGGAACTAGAACATACCACAACCAAAAACGGCATACTTCAAATGCTGCAAGTCTCCGAGCTTGAGACCTTGAACCCAAGGCACAAACATGGCTGCGTTGCGAGACGGTAGCCCGTTATAGGAAGCAGAGACAAGAATGACAGGCTGATTTTGCGGTAGCTGATCAACTGCGTCATTCATAGGCATGACTACTGGGTTGTATCCCTTTGACCCAGCTTCAACGGCGATTCTCTGAGCCACTGCCTCGCAGGTGCCTGTATCTGAACCAAATAGAATGGTCATTGGGCCGAGCAACGAAGGGCTGATCACCGTAGGATTGGCAATGGGCTTCGGCATGGGCTCTGGAATCGTTTTCAGACTTTTCAGGAAGTCCGTCGGGCGTTTGTCATTTCTTAAGCTAACACGAACTTTGAAGTTGGCGGGTTTGATGGTGAGAAGATGCTTGACCTTGAGTCTGTAGTCGGGGTCGCCTTTAGAAAGGTCGAAGTTGCGCAAAATCATTGAGATAACCTACAACAGTCGTGAGCCACCAGGAACATGAGGAAAAAAGTCAGGATCTGAAGGATTGGGCGACTTACGAGTTGGGCCTCCTGCCAAGCGAAGGCTCGACCAATACAACCACGCATACCGTTGCCGAAAGGCTTCCAGGCATTCTGAGGGATGTCTTCCAGGTTTCGCATCCTGTCAGGCCTGAATTCTTCCGCATCGGAACCCCAAACTTTGGGATCACGGTGAAGTGTGTGCAGGAGAACACACAAAGCCTCACCTGGCTTAACCAGATACTTTCCACCGATGATCTCGTCCTTAAATGGGGTAACATAGTATCCAGGCGCTGTGGGCATAAGACGCAATGTCTCTCGGAAGACGGAGTCCAAAAAGGGGAGTTGCTGAAGATGGTCCACATTGATTGGGCCATGACCCACGACCCTGTCCACCTCCTCCCGTGCCCTCTTCAACTCCTGGGGATGCTCTACCAAGTAGTAGATGGCGAAAGACAGAAGACCTGAAGTAGTCTCGTGACCGGCGACCAGGAAAGTGATGATATTGTGTACGATTGCCTCTTCGCTCAGAGAGTCACCAGTCTCCGGGTCCTTGCCGTTGAGCATAGCATCGAGGAGGTCGTTGGGTATCTTTTTGCCGTTAGCTTGACGCCTCTGAGCAATGATATCGCGACAAGTAGCCTGCATCTGCTCGATGTTATTTCGAAACTTGGACATCGCTCTGGGCCGAAGGAGGCTGAAAACGTCAGGAAGAACGGCTTGTAGATCCGCTTCAGCGAGGACTTCCACCATGCTCTCCACGAATGGATGAGCCTTCTTGTCGAGATAGAAGCTATTGAAGCGATAGTCCATGGCGCAGAGAGAAATGGTGTCCAGTGTCAGCCGAGTAAAATCATCGGCCACCTCAATAGGTGCAGAATGACAATGTCGGGCCCTATCGCTTGTTAGCCAGTGGGTCACGAGATGTCCGGATGTTGCATCGTAATCTGCTCACCACTTGAGACATAACTGCTCAGAAAGATCGTTCATA is a window encoding:
- a CDS encoding cysteine synthase K/M:Cysteine synthase B; protein product: MAQPNHLNVYTGPDSVRNYFDPDVAPPLPLVEVPEALNPYRQHGVRIYAKMMSMHPANNVKAMPALNLLQNGVVPGKTETIVEYSSGSTVISMSLASRVYYGVPDVRAFLSNKTSQAKLRLMQFFGLDITLFGGPSQPEPLDPRGGICAARNMGSDKGTALNPNQYENDDNWKSHVRWTGPQIFKQLPQISLICAGMGTSGRKDVNSVSSTTPNILIGTLTGLGTYFKQAKPSVYRLGVCTAPGDRVPGPRSYALLQPVEFPWRSAVDHVEHVGSQHSYSLSLDLCRQGLIAGPSSGFNLQGLYQFLDKRIAAGNLNELADDAGEIHCVFVCCDLPYQYIDEYFAKLGPEHFPAIHNENLTKVDLHRYDEAWEKTATEVFMQIPSAGAIRTNETHLPSTPRYVDTSSAALIPRLPNTIILDLRQSEDYQMHNVAGSENIPIVESSDWKPFSDSKVLEQLWLKLETTFDSNKDVGKELEEYRQKPILVLCYDGDSARVATSVLRAKGFEADSVRGGFRALKELERTTKATSGGCSKDMPATSSVEELVGHRQSYLQLA